A window of Cheilinus undulatus linkage group 1, ASM1832078v1, whole genome shotgun sequence contains these coding sequences:
- the LOC121520029 gene encoding histone H4, which translates to MSGRGKGGKGLGKGGAKRHRKVLRDNIQGITKPAIRRLARRGGVKRISGLIYEETRGVLKVFLENVIRDAVTYTEHAKRKTVTAMDVVYALKRQGRTLYGFGG; encoded by the coding sequence ATGTCCGGAAGAGGAAAGGGAGGAAAAGGACTCGGTAAAGGAGGCGCCAAGCGTCACCGTAAAGTTCTCCGTGATAACATCCAGGGAATCACCAAGCCCGCTATCCGCCGTCTGGCTCGCCGCGGTGGAGTCAAGCGGATCTCCGGTCTCATCTACGAGGAGACCCGCGGTGTGTTGAAGGTCTTCCTGGAGAACGTCATCCGTGATGCCGTCACCTACACCGAGCACGCCAAGAGGAAGACTGTCACCGCCATGGATGTGGTCTACGCTCTCAAGAGACAGGGACGCACTCTCTACGGATTCGGAGGTTAA
- the LOC121519007 gene encoding histone H2B type 1-O-like codes for MPDTVKAPKKGSKKAVSKATKSGKKRRTKRKESYAIYVYKVLKQVHPDTGISSKAMGIMNSFVSDIFERIAGEASRLAHYNKRSTITSREIQTAVRLLLPGELAKHAVSEGTKAVTKYTSSK; via the coding sequence ATGCCTGATACAGTGAAAGCACCGAAGAAGGGCTCCAAGAAAGCCGTCTCTAAGGCCACCAAGAGCGGCAAGAAGAGGAGGACTAAGAGGAAGGAGAGCTACGCCATCTACGTGTACAAGGTCCTGAAGCAGGTCCACCCTGACACCGGGATCTCCTCTAAGGCCATGGGCATCATGAACTCGTTTGTGAGTGACATCTTTGAGCGCATCGCCGGGGAGGCCTCCCGTCTGGCTCACTACAACAAGCGCTCCACCATCACCTCCAGGGAGATCCAGACCGCCGTCCGCCTGCTGCTGCCCGGAGAGCTGGCCAAGCACGCCGTGTCTGAGGGCACCAAGGCCGTCACCAAGTACACCAGCTCCAAGTAA
- the LOC121519796 gene encoding histone H2A-like gives MSGRGKTGGKARAKAKTRSSRAGLQFPVGRVHRLLRKGNYAQRVGAGAPVYLAAVLEYLTAEILELAGNAARDNKKTRIIPRHLQLAVRNDEELNKLLGGVTIAQGGVLPNIQAVLLPKKTEKAVPDTVKAPKKGSKKAVSKATKSGKKRRTKRKESYAIYVYKVLKQVHPDTGISSKAMGIMNSFVSDIFERIAGEASRLAHYNKRSTITSREIQTAVRLLLPGELAKHAVSEGTKAVTKYTSSK, from the exons ATGAGCGGAAGAGGCAAGACAGGCGGAAAAGCCAGAGCCAAGGCAAAGACCCGATCCTCCCGTGCCGGGCTCCAGTTCCCGGTCGGTCGTGTCCACAGGCTGCTCCGCAAAGGGAACTATGCCCAGCGTGTGGGAGCCGGAGCCCCCGTCTACCTGGCGGCTGTGCTGGAGTACCTGACCGCTGAGATCCTGGAGCTGGCTGGAAATGCTGCCCGGGACAACAAGAAGACCAGGATCATCCCCCGTCACCTGCAGCTGGCTGTCCGCAACGACGAGGAGCTCAACAAGCTGCTGGGAGGAGTCACCATCGCTCAGGGTGGCGTGCTGCCCAACATCCAGGCTGTTCTGCTGCCCAAGAAGACCGAGAAGGCCG TGCCTGATACAGTGAAAGCACCGAAGAAGGGCTCCAAGAAAGCCGTCTCTAAGGCCACCAAGAGCGGCAAGAAGAGGAGGACTAAGAGGAAGGAGAGCTACGCCATCTACGTGTACAAGGTCCTGAAGCAGGTCCACCCTGACACCGGGATCTCCTCTAAGGCCATGGGCATCATGAACTCGTTTGTGAGTGACATCTTTGAGCGCATCGCCGGGGAGGCCTCCCGTCTGGCTCACTACAACAAGCGCTCCACCATCACCTCCAGGGAGATCCAGACCGCCGTCCGCCTGCTGCTGCCCGGAGAGCTGGCCAAGCACGCCGTGTCTGAGGGCACCAAGGCCGTCACCAAGTACACCAGCTCCAAGTAA
- the LOC121518509 gene encoding histone H3 produces MARTKQTARKSTGGKAPRKQLATKAARKSAPATGGVKKPHRYRPGTVALREIRRYQKSTELLIRKLPFQRLVREIAQDFKTDLRFQSSAVMALQEASEAYLVGLFEDTNLCAIHAKRVTIMPKDIQLARRIRGERA; encoded by the coding sequence ATGGCTAGAACCAAGCAGACCGCTCGTAAATCCACCGGAGGCAAAGCCCCCAGGAAGCAGCTGGCCACCAAGGCTGCCCGCAAGAGCGCCCCGGCCACCGGCGGCGTCAAGAAGCCCCACCGTTACAGGCCCGGTACCGTGGCCCTCAGAGAGATCCGCCGCTACCAGAAATCCACCGAGTTGCTCATCCGCAAGCTGCCCTTCCAGCGCCTGGTCCGAGAGATCGCTCAGGACTTCAAGACCGACCTGCGCTTCCAGAGCTCGGCCGTCATGGCTCTGCAGGAGGCCTCAGAGGCTTACCTGGTCGGCCTCTTTGAGGACACCAACCTGTGCGCCATCCACGCCAAGAGGGTCACCATCATGCCCAAAGACATCCAGCTGGCCCGCAGGATCCGTGGAGAGAGAGCCTAA
- the LOC121518357 gene encoding histone H1-like gives MAEEAPAAPAAAPAKAAKKKTSKAKKSGPSVSELILKTVAASKERSGVSLAALKKALSAGGYDVDKNKARVKTAVKSLVAKGALTQVKGAGASGSFKISKKAAEPKKAAKKKAPAKAKKPAAKKPAAAKKPKKAAAKKPAAAAKKSPKKAAKKPKAAPKKAAKSPKKAAPKKAPKAKKAPAKKAAKPKAKKAAPKKK, from the coding sequence ATGGCAGAAGAAGCTCCAGCAGCTCCAGCCGCCGCTCCGGCTAAAGCGGCCAAGAAGAAGACTTCCAAGGCCAAGAAGAGCGGGCCCAGCGTCAGCGAGCTCATCCTGAAAACTGTGGCCGCGTCCAAGGAGCGGAGCGGGGTGTCCCTGGCTGCTCTCAAGAAGGCTCTGTCTGCCGGAGGCTACGATGTGGACAAGAACAAGGCCCGCGTCAAGACCGCCGTCAAGAGCTTGGTGGCCAAGGGAGCCCTGACTCAGGTCAAGGGGGCCGGAGCCTCTGGATCCTTCAAGATCAGCAAGAAGGCAGCGGAGCCCAAGAAGGCAGCCAAGAAGAAAGCCCCTGCTAAAGCCAAGAAGCCCGCAGCAAAGAAGCCCGCAGCGGCCAAGAAGCCCAAGAAAGCGGCAGCTAAGAAACCAGCAGCTGCTGCTAAGAAGTCTCCCAAGAAGGCCGCTAAGAAACCTAAAGCAGCGCCCAAGAAAGCAGCCAAGAGCCCCAAGAAGGCAGCACCCAAGAAGGCCCCCAAAGCCAAGAAAGCACCAGCAAAGAAAGCTGCCAAGCCCAAAGCCAAGAAGGCAGCACCCAAGAAGAAGTGA